In Zingiber officinale cultivar Zhangliang chromosome 11B, Zo_v1.1, whole genome shotgun sequence, a single window of DNA contains:
- the LOC122033934 gene encoding receptor-like cytoplasmic kinase 1 yields MQLKKTLDNENTSRKGQKKRSISARKRTASAFFEPSLLLFPFLLPSQIHPGRIPRRAIWTPSTKSSLMVSAPPMCKTKAAVHTSDPRPRSRSRPSSANASAVATSSSGFPTFSSSDPPLHRPPASGSYPSSGSSGSSLSSLREALPEALVLYTFSELCSATSSFRSNRLPRSSGWRCYLRGKDAVLFQRRFRGPDPAALPARLAALGKSHHSSLARLLGASIAGDYVYLVYEYTPGASLDDCLRNSKNPGFTPLSTWISRMQIASDLASGLEYIHLHSSVTAGVHNRLKSSSIIVTEPGFRARICHFGATDLAGEILADAEANGDADSISSSSGMRRTGSRGIRIEGSRDYMAPELLLGGSVSRRSDVFTFGVVLLELISGKKPRERRLDGEDLESVLLIDTAREAIGMEEGRQGRVRQWVDRRLRDSFPVLVVEALIQVALRCVEADAASRPDMTWAAGVVSKLFLDSQAWAQTLKPPTDISVSMGPR; encoded by the coding sequence ATGCAACTAAAAAAAACCTTAGATAATGAAAACACGTCGCGAAAAGGGCAAAAGAAGCGTTCTATTTCCGCGAGGAAGCGTACCGCTTCTGCCTTCTTCGAACCCAGCCTTTTACTTTTCCCTTTTCTCCTGCCGTCTCAAATCCACCCAGGTCGCATCCCCCGGCGAGCGATCTGGACGCCCTCCACCAAATCTTCCCTAATGGTCTCTGCGCCCCCTATGTGCAAGACCAAGGCCGCCGTCCACACCTCCGATCCCAGGCCGCGATCCAGATCTCGACCTTCTTCCGCCAACGCCTCCGCCGTCGCCACCTCTTCCAGCGGCTTCCCCACCTTCTCCAGTAGCGATCCTCCCCTACACCGCCCTCCCGCCTCCGGATCCTACCCCTCCTCCGGATCCTCCGGATCCAGCCTCTCCTCCCTCCGTGAGGCCCTTCCCGAAGCCCTCGTCCTCTACACCTTCTCCGAGCTCTGCTCTGCTACCTCCAGCTTCCGCTCCAATCGTCTCCCCCGCTCCTCCGGCTGGCGCTGTTACCTCCGCGGCAAGGACGCCGTCCTCTTCCAGCGCCGCTTCCGTGGCCCCGATCCAGCTGCTCTCCCCGCTCGCCTCGCCGCTCTAGGTAAGTCCCACCACTCCAGCCTCGCCCGCCTCCTCGGCGCCTCTATCGCCGGCGACTACGTTTACCTTGTCTACGAGTACACCCCCGGCGCCAGCCTCGACGACTGCCTCCGAAATTCCAAGAACCCTGGCTTCACCCCGCTTTCCACCTGGATCTCCCGGATGCAGATCGCTTCCGACCTTGCCTCCGGCCTCGAGTACATACACCTCCATTCCTCCGTCACCGCCGGCGTCCACAACCGACTGAAGAGCTCCTCCATCATCGTCACCGAACCCGGTTTCCGGGCCAGGATATGCCACTTTGGTGCCACCGACCTCGCCGGCGAGATACTGGCCGATGCTGAAGCGAACGGAGATGCCGACTCGATTTCCTCTTCGTCAGGAATGAGGAGGACGGGCAGTCGCGGGATTCGGATAGAGGGGTCAAGAGATTACATGGCGCCGGAGCTGCTCTTGGGCGGGAGCGTATCGCGGCGGTCCGATGTTTTCACTTTCGGGGTGGTCCTCCTAGAGCTCATCTCCGGGAAGAAGCCGCGCGAACGCAGACTCGACGGCGAGGACTTGGAATCCGTGTTGCTGATTGATACGGCTAGGGAAGCGATCGGCATGGAGGAGGGACGGCAGGGGAGGGTGAGGCAGTGGGTCGATCGGAGGCTGCGGGACTCGTTCCCAGTGTTGGTGGTGGAGGCGCTGATCCAGGTGGCGCTGCGGTGCGTGGAGGCTGATGCGGCGTCGAGGCCGGACATGACGTGGGCGGCCGGAGTGGTGTCAAAGCTCTTCCTCGATTCACAGGCCTGGGCCCAGACGCTCAAGCCCCCGACCGATATCTCCGTGTCGATGGGTCCGCGATGA